In Gemmatimonadetes bacterium T265, one DNA window encodes the following:
- a CDS encoding extracytoplasmic sigma factor ECF, translating into MTAPADGGPPGTVTALLNEAGAGDAEALDAVFALVYEELRRLAHWVRRARAGATLSSTALVHEAYLKLVPGGAVEWRSRAHFFAVAARAMRQVLVDAARQRLAAKRNADLLVTLDDHAIAGAVAAPLRPERLVALDEALDRLAAADPRQARVIEYRFFAGLSVEETAAVLGVSAPTVKRDWRVARAWIAAQLGDAAGA; encoded by the coding sequence ATGACGGCACCGGCCGACGGCGGCCCGCCGGGCACCGTGACCGCCCTGCTCAACGAGGCCGGCGCGGGCGACGCCGAGGCGCTCGACGCGGTGTTCGCCCTCGTCTACGAGGAGCTGCGCCGCCTCGCCCATTGGGTGCGCCGCGCGCGCGCCGGCGCGACGCTCTCCAGCACCGCGCTCGTCCACGAGGCCTACCTCAAGCTCGTCCCGGGCGGCGCGGTCGAGTGGCGCAGTCGCGCCCACTTCTTCGCCGTCGCCGCCCGCGCCATGCGCCAGGTGCTCGTCGACGCCGCGCGCCAGCGGCTCGCCGCCAAGCGCAACGCCGACCTCCTCGTCACCCTCGACGACCACGCCATCGCCGGCGCGGTCGCCGCGCCGCTCCGCCCCGAGCGGCTCGTCGCGCTCGACGAGGCGCTCGACCGGCTCGCGGCCGCCGACCCGCGCCAGGCGCGCGTCATCGAGTACCGCTTCTTCGCCGGCCTCTCGGTCGAGGAGACGGCCGCGGTCCTCGGCGTCTCCGCGCCGACCGTCAAGCGCGACTGGCGCGTCGCCCGCGCGTGGATCGCCGCCCAGCTCGGCGACGCCGCCGGTGCCTAA
- a CDS encoding sulfurtransferase has protein sequence MDHTPGFLRLVESVRPRVREISVPDARARIAAGARLLDVREDAEWAVGHAAGAEHLGKGVLERDIETRVPDPTTELLLYCGGGFRSTLAADALQRMGYTNVWSVEGGWRGWHAAGAPIVGAPPELP, from the coding sequence GTGGACCACACCCCCGGCTTCCTCCGCCTCGTCGAGTCCGTCCGTCCCCGCGTGCGCGAGATCTCCGTCCCGGACGCCCGCGCGCGCATCGCCGCGGGCGCGCGCCTGCTCGACGTGCGCGAGGACGCCGAGTGGGCGGTCGGGCACGCGGCGGGGGCCGAACACCTCGGCAAGGGCGTGCTCGAGCGCGACATCGAGACGCGCGTGCCCGACCCGACCACGGAGCTGTTGCTCTACTGCGGCGGCGGCTTTCGCTCCACGCTCGCGGCGGACGCGCTGCAGCGGATGGGCTACACGAACGTCTGGTCCGTCGAGGGCGGCTGGCGCGGCTGGCACGCGGCGGGCGCGCCGATCGTGGGGGCGCCGCCCGAGCTGCCGTGA
- the vapC_3 gene encoding ribonuclease VapC: protein MAYVLDTNVATHVRDGDAAVTARVAALDGAVLLSVITRVELEGGVHREPAHAAVRRARLDVMLGAIPTLAFDAAAADAYAAIVAHAGDSRRKLLDRMIAALVHRATVVTRNADDFADVPGLQLLAW from the coding sequence GTGGCGTACGTGCTCGACACGAACGTCGCGACCCACGTGCGCGACGGCGACGCCGCGGTGACTGCACGCGTCGCCGCGCTCGACGGGGCGGTGCTCCTCTCCGTCATCACGCGGGTCGAACTGGAAGGCGGCGTGCATCGCGAGCCCGCGCACGCCGCGGTACGCCGGGCGCGGCTGGACGTGATGCTGGGCGCGATTCCGACGCTCGCGTTCGACGCGGCGGCCGCCGACGCGTACGCTGCGATCGTGGCGCACGCGGGCGACTCGCGGCGCAAGCTGCTGGATCGCATGATCGCCGCGCTGGTGCACCGGGCGACGGTCGTGACGCGCAACGCCGACGATTTCGCGGACGTGCCCGGGCTGCAGCTGCTCGCCTGGTAG
- a CDS encoding cell envelope biogenesis protein OmpA, whose protein sequence is MSASRRRWAAAPVALAAAAVAAPRLAAQVTTTATLAGRVTTTGAAAAGPPPAAQVIAVHRPSGTTYRATARADGRFVIPGMRVGGPYAVTVRALGYAPFTRDDIVLQLGTQADLAVALSPTAARLSAVTVEAAPTGTLSAARTGAATSVGRAALQTLPTISRTIGDFVRLTPQAVVSGSQLSFAGQDTRYNNILVDGASFNNSFGLQGQPGARTGVAPIPIDAIDQIQVNIAPYDVRQGSFTGASVNTVTRSGTNNLEGSAYFYTRNQSYVGTVANGLAYNPGTFKFGQFGARLGGPVLQNRLFFFANYETDRLTQPGTSFVPNAGGQSVGGNVTRVLQGDVTQLQQFLQSKFNYNTGPVTGYNFATPSDRLLAKLDFNADDHNKLSLRYTLLNSSADFPESNSNSLGFGNRQGTINALSFANSGYTINENIRSLVGEWNSQIGGGRMANNVIAGYTTNDESRSYKGALFPTVDVLDPTTQTTYLAFGFEPFTPDNQLRYKTLQAQDNFSVFTDRHDLTFGAAYERFRSENVFFPGSQSVYVYNSLGDFYADAQGYLDNPGRTTSAVPVRLFQLRYNNIPGQTEPLQPLKVNSYSAYAQDVWRAARGLQLTLGLRADVPVFSPTGFTNPQANALTFRDEHGDAVRYQTQKLPDANLLFSPRLGFNWDVTSDRSTQLRGGTGVFSGRPAYVWISNQVGQNGIQTGFQQLANTSARPFNPNPTAYAPATVTGAPAATYEVDYTDKGFRFPQQWRSNLAVDQRLPFGVVGTAEVLYGRDVNGVYYINANLPAPPSAFTGPDARPRWLSATPGVDATRLNPNITAAYVLKNESVGYNYNLSGSLEKSFRNGLFAKAGYNYGVSKNTVDAGSIASGSFTGNAISGNPNNAPLANSAYYPGSRFFAALAYRREYFHFGATTLSLFAENITSGVASYTIAGDMNGDGATGNDLVYIPRNRTETNFVAIAATSTRPGFTVQQQQDAWAAFINQDGYLSKHRGQYAERNAVILPKVFRADASVAQEIFRPGLGKRNSVQVRLDAFNVGNLINSRYGVGRRLVTTQPLAYAGADANGGPLYRLAVVNNQLISASTQGSASVTDVYRLQLSLRYSFQ, encoded by the coding sequence ATGTCTGCTTCGCGCCGACGCTGGGCCGCCGCGCCCGTAGCCCTCGCTGCCGCCGCCGTCGCGGCCCCGCGCCTCGCCGCCCAGGTGACCACCACCGCCACCCTTGCCGGCCGCGTCACGACGACCGGCGCGGCGGCCGCCGGCCCCCCGCCCGCCGCGCAGGTCATCGCGGTACACCGCCCCTCGGGCACCACGTACCGGGCGACGGCGCGCGCCGACGGCCGCTTCGTCATCCCCGGCATGCGCGTCGGCGGCCCGTACGCGGTCACCGTCCGCGCGCTCGGCTACGCGCCGTTCACGCGCGACGACATCGTCCTGCAGTTAGGCACCCAGGCCGACCTCGCCGTCGCGCTCAGCCCGACGGCGGCGCGGCTCAGCGCGGTCACGGTGGAGGCGGCGCCCACGGGCACGCTGAGCGCCGCGCGCACCGGGGCCGCGACGAGCGTCGGGCGCGCCGCGCTGCAGACCCTCCCGACGATCAGCCGCACGATCGGCGACTTCGTGCGCCTCACGCCGCAGGCCGTCGTGTCGGGGAGCCAGCTCTCGTTCGCGGGCCAAGACACGCGCTACAACAACATCCTCGTCGACGGGGCGTCGTTCAACAACTCGTTCGGGCTCCAGGGGCAGCCCGGCGCGCGCACCGGCGTCGCGCCCATCCCGATCGACGCGATCGACCAGATCCAGGTCAACATCGCGCCCTACGACGTGCGCCAGGGGAGCTTCACCGGGGCGAGCGTGAACACCGTCACGCGCTCGGGGACCAACAACCTCGAGGGCTCGGCGTACTTCTACACGCGGAACCAGAGCTACGTCGGCACCGTCGCCAACGGCCTCGCCTACAACCCGGGCACGTTCAAGTTCGGCCAGTTCGGAGCCCGGCTCGGCGGGCCGGTGCTGCAGAACCGCCTGTTCTTCTTCGCGAACTACGAGACCGACCGGCTCACGCAGCCGGGCACCTCGTTCGTGCCCAACGCGGGCGGCCAGTCCGTCGGCGGCAACGTCACGCGCGTGCTGCAGGGCGACGTCACGCAGCTCCAGCAGTTCCTGCAGTCCAAGTTCAACTACAACACCGGCCCGGTCACCGGCTACAACTTCGCGACGCCCTCGGACCGGCTGCTCGCGAAGCTCGACTTCAACGCCGACGACCACAACAAGCTCTCGCTCCGCTACACGCTGCTCAACTCGTCGGCCGACTTCCCCGAGTCCAACTCCAACTCGCTCGGCTTCGGCAACCGGCAGGGGACGATCAACGCGCTCTCGTTCGCCAACTCGGGCTACACGATCAACGAGAACATCCGCTCGCTCGTCGGCGAGTGGAACTCGCAGATCGGCGGCGGCCGCATGGCGAACAACGTCATCGCCGGCTACACGACCAACGACGAGAGCCGCAGCTACAAGGGCGCGCTCTTCCCGACGGTCGACGTGCTCGACCCGACCACGCAGACGACCTACCTGGCCTTCGGGTTCGAGCCGTTCACGCCCGACAACCAGCTGCGCTACAAGACGCTGCAGGCGCAGGACAACTTCTCGGTCTTCACCGACCGGCACGACCTCACGTTCGGCGCCGCGTACGAGCGCTTCCGCTCGGAGAACGTCTTCTTCCCGGGCTCGCAGAGCGTCTACGTCTACAACTCGCTCGGCGACTTCTACGCCGACGCGCAGGGCTACCTCGACAACCCGGGCCGCACGACCTCGGCGGTGCCGGTGCGGCTGTTCCAGCTCCGCTACAACAACATCCCCGGGCAGACCGAGCCGCTGCAGCCGCTCAAGGTCAACTCGTACTCGGCCTACGCGCAGGACGTCTGGCGCGCCGCGCGCGGACTGCAGCTGACGTTAGGCCTGCGCGCGGACGTCCCGGTGTTCAGCCCGACGGGCTTCACCAACCCGCAGGCGAACGCGCTGACCTTCCGCGACGAGCACGGCGACGCGGTCCGGTACCAGACGCAGAAGCTCCCCGACGCCAACCTGCTCTTCTCGCCGCGGCTCGGCTTCAACTGGGACGTGACGTCGGACCGGTCGACGCAGCTGCGCGGCGGCACGGGGGTGTTCAGCGGGCGCCCGGCGTACGTGTGGATTTCGAACCAGGTCGGGCAGAACGGCATCCAGACGGGCTTCCAGCAGCTCGCCAACACCTCCGCGCGGCCGTTCAACCCCAACCCGACGGCGTACGCGCCGGCGACGGTGACGGGCGCGCCGGCCGCGACGTACGAGGTCGACTACACCGACAAGGGGTTCCGCTTTCCGCAGCAGTGGCGGAGCAACCTCGCCGTCGACCAGCGCCTGCCGTTCGGCGTCGTCGGCACCGCGGAGGTGCTCTACGGGCGCGACGTGAACGGCGTGTACTACATCAACGCCAACCTGCCGGCGCCGCCGTCGGCGTTCACCGGGCCCGACGCGCGCCCGCGCTGGCTGTCGGCGACGCCGGGCGTCGACGCGACGCGCCTCAACCCGAACATCACCGCGGCCTACGTGCTCAAGAACGAGAGCGTCGGCTACAACTACAACCTCTCGGGCTCGCTGGAGAAGAGCTTCCGCAACGGCCTCTTTGCGAAGGCCGGGTACAACTACGGCGTGTCGAAGAACACGGTCGACGCGGGCTCGATCGCCTCGGGTTCGTTCACCGGAAACGCGATCTCGGGGAACCCGAATAACGCCCCGCTCGCCAACTCGGCGTACTACCCGGGATCGCGCTTCTTCGCGGCGCTCGCCTACCGCCGCGAGTACTTCCACTTCGGCGCGACGACGCTGTCGCTGTTCGCCGAGAACATCACGAGCGGCGTGGCGAGCTACACGATCGCGGGGGACATGAACGGCGACGGCGCGACGGGAAACGACCTGGTCTACATCCCGCGCAACAGGACGGAGACGAACTTCGTGGCGATCGCCGCGACGTCGACCCGTCCGGGCTTCACGGTGCAGCAGCAGCAGGACGCGTGGGCCGCGTTCATCAACCAGGACGGCTATCTGAGCAAGCACCGCGGGCAGTACGCCGAGCGCAACGCGGTCATCCTGCCGAAGGTCTTCCGCGCGGACGCGAGCGTGGCGCAGGAGATCTTCCGCCCGGGCCTGGGCAAGCGGAACAGCGTGCAGGTGCGTCTCGACGCGTTCAACGTCGGGAACCTGATCAACAGCCGCTACGGCGTCGGCCGCCGCCTCGTGACGACGCAGCCGCTCGCCTACGCGGGCGCGGACGCGAACGGGGGGCCGCTGTACCGTCTGGCGGTCGTAAACAACCAGCTGATCTCGGCCAGCACGCAGGGGTCGGCGAGCGTGACCGACGTGTACCGGTTGCAGCTGTCGTTGCGGTACTCGTTCCAGTAG
- a CDS encoding peptidase M16, protein MLLAAAAAAALHVAPPAARAQAPAAAPAAAPRIAFEQYTLPNGLRVILHQDRKLPVAHVNLWYHVGSADERLGRSGFAHLYEHLMFQGSTNAGKDYLQYMERAGANLFEGGVNGTTSFDRTNYFETVPSGSLESVLWAESDRLATLADAIDRHKLDNQRDVVKNERRQGLENQPYGRAFKLIFETMFPVNHPYGHDVIGSQEDLTAASLEDVRAFFRTYYTPNNLSLVVAGDFEPAEAKRLVAKYFGPIPPGPALDRPKRMPVALSGERVVVANDRVPLARSYLAWPSPAFFDAGDAELDLAGLVLADGLTSRLQRALRYDRQLVGDLYAFQYSLERNGVFVVQATARPGASLDSVERLTSAEIARLARTGPTAEELARAKAKWELGYLTGLERIGGFGGVSDLLNQYNTWLGSPDHFAEDLARHRNATAEQVRGAVAQYLDTRNRVVVRFFPEPSERTVAAAAPLDRTREPPLAADRPFTPPTVDSTRLANGLAVYVVSRRDVPKVAATLVTRAGTVDDPAGKEGTASLAAQVMRRGTATRDALRLEDALGDLGTSLDANAGREQSTLGLEVRSGDLAPALTLLADVAEHPAWAPAELERERKVRLDRLAQEAVEPNAIARVVANVAAFGADHPYGRPEEGTPETVPGITRDDLAQWHDRRWKPGSSALVLVGDVSLADATRLAQAAFGGWSGGAAARRAPVPRARGLAAGQIYLVDRQDAAQTVVAQVLPGIPRTSPDYYALSLADAVWGGGYGTRLNLNLRQNKGYSYGIFSTPRYYTEGGTWVARGGVQTDKTKESVVEFVQEEKNLAGARPITPQELADAKAARVRGYAQAFEAGSRVAGQVATLWATGLPMTELRHEPEALGAASLDAVNAVASKYADPAHGVLVLVGDRAKIEPGVRSLNLGPVVLLDPRGRPLLTP, encoded by the coding sequence GTGCTCCTCGCCGCGGCCGCCGCCGCCGCGCTCCACGTCGCGCCGCCCGCCGCCCGCGCGCAGGCGCCCGCTGCGGCCCCGGCCGCCGCCCCCCGCATCGCCTTCGAGCAGTACACCCTGCCGAACGGCCTGCGCGTGATCCTGCACCAGGACCGCAAGCTCCCCGTCGCCCACGTCAACCTCTGGTACCACGTCGGCTCCGCCGACGAGCGCCTCGGCCGCAGCGGCTTCGCGCACCTCTACGAGCACCTGATGTTCCAGGGCTCGACCAACGCGGGCAAGGACTACCTGCAGTACATGGAGCGCGCCGGCGCCAACCTGTTCGAGGGCGGCGTCAACGGCACGACGAGCTTCGACCGCACGAACTACTTCGAGACCGTGCCGTCGGGCAGCCTCGAATCGGTGCTCTGGGCCGAGTCCGACCGCCTCGCCACGCTCGCCGACGCGATCGACAGGCACAAGCTCGACAACCAGCGCGACGTCGTGAAGAACGAGCGGCGCCAGGGGCTCGAGAACCAGCCCTACGGCCGCGCGTTCAAGCTGATCTTCGAGACGATGTTCCCGGTCAACCACCCGTACGGGCACGACGTCATCGGCTCGCAGGAAGACCTGACCGCGGCGTCGCTCGAGGACGTGCGGGCGTTCTTCCGCACGTACTACACGCCTAACAACCTCTCGCTCGTCGTCGCCGGCGACTTCGAGCCGGCCGAGGCGAAGCGGCTCGTCGCGAAGTACTTCGGCCCCATCCCGCCCGGCCCCGCGCTCGACCGCCCCAAGCGCATGCCGGTCGCGCTGAGCGGCGAGCGCGTCGTCGTCGCGAACGACCGCGTGCCGCTCGCGCGCAGCTACCTCGCGTGGCCCTCGCCCGCGTTCTTCGACGCCGGCGACGCCGAGCTGGACCTGGCCGGACTCGTGCTCGCGGACGGGCTCACGTCGCGCCTGCAGCGCGCGCTGCGCTACGACCGGCAGCTCGTCGGCGACCTCTACGCGTTCCAGTATTCGCTGGAACGCAACGGCGTGTTCGTCGTCCAGGCCACCGCGCGCCCGGGCGCGTCGCTCGACTCGGTCGAACGCCTAACGAGTGCGGAGATCGCGCGCCTCGCGCGTACCGGCCCGACGGCCGAGGAGCTCGCGCGCGCCAAGGCGAAGTGGGAGTTGGGCTACCTCACCGGGCTCGAACGCATCGGCGGCTTCGGCGGCGTGTCCGACCTGCTCAACCAGTACAACACCTGGCTCGGCTCCCCCGACCACTTCGCCGAGGACCTCGCGCGGCACCGCAACGCGACGGCCGAGCAGGTGCGGGGCGCCGTCGCGCAGTACCTCGACACGCGCAACCGCGTCGTCGTGCGCTTCTTCCCCGAGCCGTCCGAACGGACGGTCGCGGCGGCCGCGCCGCTCGACCGCACGCGCGAGCCGCCGCTCGCCGCCGACCGCCCCTTCACCCCGCCGACCGTCGACTCGACCCGGCTGGCGAACGGGCTCGCGGTGTACGTCGTCTCGCGGCGCGACGTGCCCAAGGTGGCGGCCACGCTCGTCACGCGCGCCGGCACCGTCGACGACCCCGCGGGGAAGGAGGGCACGGCGAGCCTCGCCGCCCAGGTCATGCGCCGCGGCACGGCGACCCGCGACGCGCTGCGGCTCGAGGATGCGTTAGGCGACCTCGGCACCTCGCTCGACGCGAACGCCGGCCGCGAGCAGTCGACGCTCGGCCTCGAGGTCCGCTCGGGCGACCTCGCCCCCGCGCTCACCCTCCTCGCCGACGTCGCCGAGCACCCGGCGTGGGCGCCGGCCGAGCTGGAGCGCGAGCGCAAGGTGCGCCTCGACCGGCTCGCGCAGGAGGCGGTCGAGCCCAACGCGATCGCCCGCGTCGTCGCGAACGTCGCCGCGTTCGGCGCCGACCACCCCTACGGGCGCCCCGAGGAGGGCACCCCCGAGACGGTGCCCGGGATCACCCGCGACGACCTCGCCCAGTGGCACGACCGCCGCTGGAAGCCCGGGAGCTCCGCGCTCGTCCTCGTCGGCGACGTCTCCCTCGCCGACGCGACGCGGCTCGCGCAGGCGGCGTTCGGCGGCTGGAGCGGCGGCGCCGCCGCGCGCCGCGCGCCGGTGCCGCGGGCGCGCGGACTCGCCGCCGGGCAGATCTACCTCGTCGACCGGCAGGACGCGGCCCAGACGGTCGTCGCGCAGGTGCTCCCCGGCATCCCGCGTACGTCGCCGGACTACTACGCGCTCTCGCTCGCCGACGCGGTGTGGGGCGGCGGCTACGGCACGCGCCTCAACCTGAACCTCCGCCAGAACAAGGGCTACTCGTACGGCATCTTCTCGACCCCGCGCTACTACACGGAAGGCGGGACCTGGGTCGCGCGCGGCGGCGTGCAGACCGACAAGACGAAGGAGAGCGTCGTCGAATTTGTGCAGGAAGAGAAAAACCTCGCCGGCGCGCGCCCGATCACCCCGCAGGAGCTGGCCGACGCGAAGGCGGCGCGCGTGCGCGGCTACGCGCAGGCCTTCGAGGCCGGGTCGCGCGTCGCGGGCCAGGTCGCGACGCTCTGGGCCACGGGGCTGCCGATGACCGAGCTGCGCCACGAGCCCGAGGCCCTCGGCGCCGCGTCGCTCGACGCCGTGAACGCGGTCGCGAGCAAGTACGCCGACCCCGCGCACGGCGTCCTCGTCCTCGTCGGCGACCGTGCCAAGATCGAGCCCGGCGTGCGCTCCCTCAACCTCGGCCCCGTCGTCCTCCTCGACCCGCGCGGCCGGCCGCTGCTCACGCCGTAG
- a CDS encoding MATE family efflux transporter — protein MPALDQLETNPIGTPPPGAASLAGAPLPDAPAPPVPTPAFWASVREALAGSHHDFSTGPLGRAILLLAVPMVLEMAMESVFAVTDAYFVGRLGADALATVGLTESMLAVVYALAMGLGVGATAVVARRTGEKDPAGAARAGATAVAMGVALSLVLGTAGALLAPRLLALMGAPPGVLATGTSYARVMLGGEASIILLFVANAIFRGAGDAAIAMRTLWLANGINIVLGPLLIFGPGPFPALGVTGAAVATTIGRSTGALYALWRLTRPTSRVRVARRDFAFDRAVVGRIVEVSGAAAAQSMIGTASWIGLVRVMATFGAPALAGYTIAMRIIVFAILPAFGMSNAAATLVGQALGARDPARAERAVWTTGHYNAAFLGALAVVFVVAAPALVGVFTRDPAVLHYATNGLRVDALGFPLYAYGLVLAAAFNGAGDARTPTVLNLLVFWAFEIPVAYGLAVGLGMGPQGVFVAIALAFSMLAVASGGVFRRGRWKTQVV, from the coding sequence ATGCCCGCTTTGGACCAACTAGAGACGAACCCGATCGGGACGCCCCCGCCGGGCGCGGCGTCGCTCGCGGGCGCGCCGCTGCCCGACGCCCCCGCCCCGCCCGTCCCGACGCCCGCGTTCTGGGCCTCGGTGCGCGAGGCGCTCGCGGGCAGCCACCACGACTTCAGCACCGGCCCGCTCGGCCGCGCCATCCTCCTGCTCGCCGTGCCGATGGTGCTCGAGATGGCGATGGAGAGCGTGTTCGCCGTGACCGACGCGTACTTCGTCGGCCGGCTCGGCGCGGACGCGCTCGCCACCGTCGGCCTCACCGAGTCGATGCTCGCCGTCGTCTACGCGCTCGCGATGGGCCTGGGCGTCGGCGCGACGGCGGTCGTCGCGCGGCGCACGGGCGAAAAGGACCCGGCCGGCGCGGCGCGCGCGGGCGCGACGGCCGTCGCGATGGGCGTCGCGCTGTCGCTCGTGTTAGGCACCGCGGGCGCGCTGCTCGCCCCGCGGCTGCTCGCGCTCATGGGCGCGCCGCCGGGGGTGCTCGCGACCGGCACCTCGTACGCGCGCGTCATGCTCGGCGGTGAGGCGAGCATCATCCTGCTCTTCGTCGCGAACGCGATCTTCCGCGGCGCGGGCGACGCGGCGATCGCGATGCGCACGCTCTGGCTCGCCAACGGGATCAACATCGTGCTCGGGCCGCTGCTCATCTTCGGCCCGGGCCCGTTCCCCGCGCTCGGCGTGACCGGGGCCGCGGTCGCGACGACGATCGGGCGGAGCACGGGCGCGCTCTACGCGCTCTGGCGGCTCACCCGGCCGACGAGCCGCGTGCGCGTGGCGCGGCGCGACTTTGCCTTCGACCGCGCGGTCGTCGGGCGGATCGTCGAGGTGTCGGGCGCGGCGGCGGCGCAGTCGATGATCGGCACGGCGAGCTGGATCGGGCTCGTGCGCGTGATGGCGACGTTCGGCGCGCCGGCCCTCGCGGGCTACACGATCGCGATGCGGATCATCGTCTTCGCGATCCTCCCCGCGTTCGGGATGAGCAACGCCGCCGCGACGCTCGTCGGCCAGGCGTTGGGCGCGCGCGACCCGGCGCGGGCGGAGCGCGCGGTGTGGACGACGGGGCACTACAACGCGGCGTTCCTCGGCGCGCTGGCCGTGGTCTTCGTCGTCGCCGCGCCGGCGCTCGTCGGCGTCTTCACGCGCGACCCGGCGGTGCTGCACTACGCGACCAACGGGCTGCGGGTCGACGCGCTCGGGTTCCCGCTCTACGCCTACGGCCTGGTACTCGCGGCGGCGTTCAACGGCGCGGGCGACGCGCGCACGCCGACCGTGCTCAACCTGCTGGTGTTCTGGGCGTTCGAGATCCCGGTCGCGTACGGGCTGGCGGTCGGGCTCGGGATGGGGCCGCAGGGGGTGTTCGTCGCGATCGCGCTGGCGTTTTCGATGCTGGCGGTGGCGAGTGGGGGGGTGTTTCGGAGGGGGAGGTGGAAGACGCAGGTGGTGTAA
- the fabI gene encoding enoyl-[acyl-carrier-protein] reductase, with product MLPIDLSGRRALVAGVADDNGYGFAIAKALAAAGATVCVATWPPALTIFRNLLERGKMDESRRLADGSLLEFERIYPLDAMYDTLDDAPEDVRESKRYKETGDFSVQGMADRLVADFGERPLDVVVHSLANGPEVKKPLLETSRAGYLAAVSTSAYSLVSMVQRLGPVLRDGGSFASLTYLASERAVPGYGGGMSSAKAALESDTRLLAYEAGRKYGVRVNTISAGPLASRAASAIGIIDRMVRYAAANTPLPEPTRPEEVGGVAAFLASDLARGITGATVYVDKGYHAMGMMAEAG from the coding sequence ATGCTCCCTATCGACCTCTCCGGCCGCCGCGCCCTCGTCGCGGGCGTCGCCGACGACAACGGCTACGGCTTCGCGATCGCCAAGGCCCTCGCCGCCGCCGGGGCGACGGTGTGCGTCGCCACCTGGCCCCCCGCGCTGACGATCTTCCGCAACCTGCTCGAGCGCGGCAAGATGGACGAGTCGCGGCGCCTGGCCGACGGCTCGCTCCTCGAGTTCGAGCGCATCTACCCGCTCGACGCCATGTACGACACGCTCGACGACGCGCCCGAAGACGTGCGCGAGTCGAAGCGGTACAAGGAGACCGGCGACTTCTCGGTGCAGGGGATGGCCGACCGCCTCGTCGCCGACTTCGGCGAGCGCCCGCTCGACGTCGTCGTGCACTCGCTCGCCAACGGCCCCGAGGTGAAGAAGCCGCTGCTCGAGACGAGCCGCGCGGGGTACCTGGCCGCGGTGAGCACGAGCGCCTACTCGCTCGTCAGCATGGTCCAGCGGCTCGGCCCCGTGCTGCGCGACGGCGGCTCGTTCGCGTCGCTCACCTACCTCGCGAGCGAGCGCGCGGTCCCGGGCTACGGCGGCGGGATGTCGAGCGCGAAGGCCGCGCTCGAGAGCGACACGCGGCTCCTCGCCTACGAGGCGGGGCGGAAGTACGGGGTGCGCGTGAACACGATCTCGGCCGGCCCGCTCGCGAGCCGGGCGGCGAGCGCGATCGGGATCATCGACCGGATGGTGCGCTACGCGGCGGCCAACACCCCGCTCCCCGAGCCGACGCGCCCCGAGGAGGTCGGCGGCGTGGCGGCGTTCCTCGCCTCGGACCTCGCGCGGGGGATCACCGGCGCGACGGTGTACGTCGACAAGGGCTACCACGCGATGGGGATGATGGCCGAGGCAGGCTGA
- the vapB gene encoding antitoxin, with protein MPVARSRTFRSGNSEAVRLPRDVAFGEDVELLLVRSGDVLTVYPAATTIPEMIARLRALPAPPSVEARDVDELPERPRL; from the coding sequence ATGCCCGTCGCACGCAGCCGCACATTTCGCAGTGGGAACAGCGAGGCCGTTCGCCTGCCCCGGGACGTCGCGTTCGGTGAAGACGTCGAACTGCTGCTGGTGCGGTCGGGCGACGTGCTGACCGTCTACCCGGCCGCGACGACGATCCCGGAAATGATCGCCCGGCTGCGGGCGCTGCCCGCGCCGCCGTCGGTCGAGGCGCGCGACGTCGACGAACTGCCCGAGCGGCCGCGGCTGTAG